Below is a genomic region from Henckelia pumila isolate YLH828 chromosome 3, ASM3356847v2, whole genome shotgun sequence.
ATTCTCTCTGAAGGAAAACCAGTAGcagtaaaaattttgagatcATCAAAAGAGGCGTGGAAGGATTTTATCTTGGAGGTTGAAATAATCACCACAGCAAAGCATAAAAGATTTTCCTTTTTTCTATTCTATTTTGGAATAACCTTTTGCATAAATAGTCTGACTTTGGTGACTTTTATGCAGATATCACATAGATAAGGAGATTTCTGAGAATTCATTTGTGCCATCAAATTCTCTTGATCAGTGCCAGCCTATTCACTTAAACCTTGTGGTAATTGTCCTTCAGCTTTTTAAACCACTGAAAAAAGGATTTATTTTTACCAATTAACTATGTCTGCATACTGCTAAATACTTGCATGTTCTCCCATTTGTTTTTtgggaaaaattttttttccactCATTGTTGAAGATTTAGCTTTTGTTACGATCACATTCTTTTGTGGTAAATTATCTGCTAAATGTATCGGGTCAGCACATTGCTGTGACGATCTCTAGTATGGTTATTTAGGTATTATGCTAAATACGCTACATTTAGTGGTTTTACTAAGAGTAGTATAATTACCTTATGTGACTAAGGTTCAAGAAAACTGGATAAGTAGGAACAGTACTTGTCGAAACTCTGCGAACTTCTGCTTTTTTGGTCACGCCAAATGGTAATAGAACATTGCAAATACTTTGTTGGCAAAATGTGGAAGTTCCAATTGGGGTAGGGATGTTTAAAATCTATATGCTTCAGTTAAATGCTTTTTCTATTTTCAAGCTGGAAGGTCCAGCAAGGTTTTCAGCATATATTTTTACATGCCTGTTGAAAGGATTTATGGTAAACCATGTGATATTGCTTACTTTACAGATTAATATTGAGAAATGTAATGCTGAAACCACATTGATGAGTGGGTGTATGCTTTTTTAGTACACGTATTCTTGCACTTTTAAATCAGTGTGTTATTCCATGGTTGGCTTGGCAGGCAAGGCATGGGACCCGAGCTCCTACAAAGAAAAGATTGAAACAGTTAGAAGCTTTCGCCTCGACCATCAGTCTTTGGACAGGTTTATTCCCACTTTCCCCTGTGGATCCTCCTGCTCGAACACGCACTTTTAGGCCTTGTCGTCGGAGCCTTTGTGGGTCCGGAAGTACGTAGAAGCATATCCATGGCAATCAAACTCTATGGCGACCCTTTTTCTCCTTCCGCACAAAGAGTCCGAGCCTGCCTTGAAGAGAAAGATCTCCCGTACAAATTCGAATTTGTGGATTTATCTTCAGGCCAACAGAAGAAGTATCCTTTCATAGCACACAACGTAGGGAGACTAGCTATACTCTGTTTCTCtgcttgatttaattttttttgtgcaTTTGTGCTTAAATATCCTAGTTTTTGTGGGTTCTTCTTGATTCAGCCAAAAGTGTCAGCCCTTCAAGATGGAGATCTCACTCTATTTGGTATGTCCTCTTTCTTTATATATACCTTAAAGATTCTCGTTTTGAATCTGTTATTTTCTATTCTTCCTGAAAATTATCTAATATCTTTGTGATGTGTTCCACCCATTTACGTACATCcccattgttttttttttactccGATCCTTTTACCTTCTTTTTAATGCTCCAAAATCCAGAGACAATAAATCCAGAGACCTTGATTGAAATGATGACCAATGCTGTGAGCCACACAAATTAAATGTCAAAATCCTTTTAGATGGAGCACTCCTACAGTAAAGTTAATTGAACgtatttcttttattattaatttggtAACTTTATCTTATGTAATTTCAGTTTATTTTAATATGCTCAaggtttatgaaaatttatgtttttttatatcATTTTAAACACATTGTAGTCTGTGTACTGACAATATTTCAAACAGTATTAAAAAAAAGAGTGTTTGGTATTCTTTTGGTGATTTGTCAATATAAGGTGGCATGAATTCAAAGCTTAgaatattatttgatattctCTTTGGTTTAGAAGGTCCCGAATAGTTAATTCATAAATTTATTTcacttcaaaaaaatattagtcGGGCCATGTAAATTAAGATATGACTTAATGATAATTCTAATGCTAAGAACGGGTAAACCTGTTTGCTTGAAAAAGAAGGTTGCTTGAAATGATGCGGGGCTGGAGCTTTTGGATGATGAGGAGCACATTTTCAGTATTCGGATTATGTATTTGTTTccattttacttttattttttgatgtttgatttattgtgtCATTCATAACCATGgctttgaaattttattcttgTTTGCTACTATTGTTCAGCACATTCCCAGTCCTCCAAATGGATTTAGCATTCTGAGAGTTGGTCTGATCGCCGACTCCGGTTTGAAGCAAAAAGCATAGCGCACATGACCGAGATGAACAagaagaattcgattatttgttatatttgaatgaattttgttatatttgaatgatttataatattgaaatattgtgtataagatttaattttcaaaaattttgaatattgattgataatattgaaaatttgtgaattatatttttttttgttttttatttgagaaaagacaacgctttttaaacgttgtcgtaggtggaaaaagcgttgttgttactaaaaaagacaacgcttaaaaagcttttgaactacgacaacgcttttttgtgacaaagacaacgcgaaaaaagcgttgtcgtatctaaatacgacaacgcttaaaaaagcgttgtcttttccagaaacgacaacgctttttccgcgttgtctttgagcgtggtcttttacaacactggctacgacaacgctttttttgagacattaacaacgcggaaaaagcgttgtctttggccgtttttcttgtagtgtgagtatgctagcactaggcgaaacgactacgacctaggccactcaatcatagttcccaaacgtctaaacaaaaagggcggttctgcccgctgaaaacaagattggctcaagatgaatgcataacagaaacataaaacatagccatataacaaaagttcaatcaaaacaacataacacaagttcctcatgctagaacgagtgtagatgtgcttttaagggaaactcgagaaccaactgtaccgagtatgctatcccgctatcgatgtctgcttttacctttcaatgtcgtagatccaactacGGAAAagttacaacaaaagattgtatcaacaactatacaaccttaacaacaaacaacggttcaaggaaatctctttaccgatcttcgtccaactcttgacgaacaatgctgctaacacgggcttgacaaactccaaacgaatctgttcagatacaaatcaaagatcaattatcatgatcgacttacaagccaagttcaacaactcaataacggttcgaaatccccaaaactcaaaccgacggcataacgcactacaagaaaaacggctaaagacaacggattttatccgttgtcgtaggctgCAGAAAACCGTTGTACTTTTCTGTGTTGTTGAATGCACGCTCCTGTGTTGTTGAATGCACGCTCAACGACaatggattttatccgttgtcttttctccctacgacaacggataaaatccgttgtcttttctaTCAACGAcaacagattttatccgttgtcttttctaaaaaaatcgttgtcttttctccctacgacaacggattttatctgtTGTCTTTTAGCGAACTTTTAACAACACCAAAAAATACAATAGTTTAAAATGACAAAGACAATGGATTAAATCCGTTGtcatttctcaaataaaaaacaaaaaaaataacaatgtgTCTAATAATTTAAGCTCTACATCTACCTCTTGGATGTAACATAGGAGGCTCTGTTCTGTAACTTTGTTCCTTAGTTGATCAGTCAGACGGAACACTGGACACTAGCAAATGAAAGAGCCTATGATTAAATCAAGCGCAAATGTTCGAAGCTGATTCGCCTCTTTACTATCCTCAACGCCAAGGGAGCAaccaaaattcatcaaagagcAGTTGTGAGTGTTTCGAGTCCCTCCACAAGCAAACGAAACCGCAAGTTTTTCATCCATCATCCGACCACCAGGAGCAGCTAAGGAACCAACTGTAGACATGACAATGAAAGAAAATGTCATTTATTCCAAAAACCTTACGAGCAAAGAACATATATTAGAATTAACATGTATATCAAAATCACCAAATCTTTTTGGAAAGTAAGCATGAGAAACAAGTtgcaaataaatcaatttttgAAGGAGTACAAACATATTTAGAGAACAAAGACTAGTACAGGGCCATCACCCTACATCCTAAATAGTGTTCTCTTCCAGAAATTCCCATAAAAAATAAGCTCACAAAAAGCATTTCATGCATTATAACCCGAAGACACATTTAATCCTggtgtttaaaaaaaaagaaagaaagaaacccaAGTCATAAAAATGACATTTTCAGCTCTCACTCAACTGTTCGCATATAAACTAGAAGGTAAACCGCTGAACTTACTAGGTTTGAGCAATTGATGTCAAGGctcaataaaaaaaagaaaataaaagaacaaaGATATTGACGCAACAAGAGCTTTTCCAAAATTGTTGTGTCTTGCAAATGAAAAGAACAAGTTTGAACAAACGAAAAATTTTCACtcatttaaaaaagaaaaaaaaaacagataatTCGGCCAGTTGCATCAACTAAAAATGATAATGTATGTAACATCAAATAAAATAGTATAAATCTGAAAAACATTTGTGACTGTAAGAGAATTCGAGCTAATGAAGTTTGATTGCATCTAAAAGAGGAATAATAAGATGCATGGCACTCACTCTTCCGCATGATTTAACGACATAAGACTCTGGTACGTCCACACTGCCACGAATAACCTGTGGAACCATTTAAAATCTTGTGAGTTCATCATTTACATCTCAAATATTACTATCGTATCAAATAGATGCATTAGAACACCATTCTGAAATACCGCATAAGCAATAAATCCTTTGCTAAACCACACATGCCACATATGTACAGTAAATTTGACATCACATGAAAATACAACATAGCCTTGGTTAGAAAGAATGTAGTATGAAAAATCTACCTTATTCCAAAACCACTCTGTCCAAGATGGTGCTTTGCATACTGGGTAAACTAGAATCAAACCTGTAACTCGCTGTGAGTACTTCAACTGAAGTGAAGTGGCACATAGCCTTGGTTAGCAAATAGGGAGAAACAAACATTGAGACAGTCAAAGCAGAAGAATGACTTACATCAAACAAGGCAAGAATATAAGCTCCAACTGTTATCCCCAGGCACATCACTGCACGAAGGCTGGGGGGGTAGAGAAAGAGATATTTACACATACATAGCAGTAAAAGAGGAAATTTGTGAACGCTTATATTACCCGAAATAATTAAGGATTTCAGCAATCTGATCAGCTAAATCATCAACAGATAACAAGGGTTCCTCTGGGCACGCAATGGCGGCTCCTAACGAcaataattttacatcattaCCATATAACGGCCAGTTCAATTACATATATGCAGTAGCAATCGAAGGACTAATGCATTGATTGAAAGCATCAGCAGCATAAATCAAACCTAGAATCTTAAAAACTTTGATCTCAACAACATAAATCGCAGGCAATCGAAGGATTTACACATCGATTCAACAACATAAATAAACCCTAGAATCTTAAAACCTCGATCTCATTTCCCCAATTTCAGAACAGAAAATCATTAACCGAACTGatcaaaaaactaaaacataaaATGCCCACGACAAACATGACTGCGAGCTGTTCAAAATGAAAAGTACAAATACTCCAGAGAAAAAAGTAAACGAGGTGATTATCTACCAACTTACTTTGATAGGAGAAGCTGAAGCAGTCGGCGTAGATCCGGCGAgttattattttaactgtgATTGTGTCCATCTCGTGTAGCTCTGAGGCTGGTAAAATCTCCCCACCAGAGATCAAACCTAAAGCCAGAAAAAGGCTAGAATCTAAAAAATCAACAGAAGTGATGGGATCGACCAAGGCCCTCAGCGTAAAAGTTCGATCTAGGATTTCGGACGCTGATCTGGACAAGACGGGGAAAGAGATTCCGAACACCGACCTGTTCCCGGTGTTCGATCGGCGACTAGGGCACGAGATGAGCTGGGTCGTAGAGGAAAGGCGACGGGTTGGACTAGgtttgagtttttcttttcttttcttttttcccgTGTaggcatacatatatatatatatatatatatatatgtatgtatgtacgtgtgtttaaaaatatatatataaaaaaaaatcaaagacaacggaggaaaaaagtgttgtcttaagctacataaaacaataaaaaaagacaacaattaataaaaaccgttgtcgtagactCCAAAATATctgctcatagacaacggttaataaaaactgttgtcgtaggccacaaaaaacccgctcatagacaacggttttttaaaaccgttgtctttgatttaaaagtgttgtcttatttcatgaaaaaattaccaacaacaacggttttagtataaaccgttgttaaagaccaaaagacaacagttttatgAAAAACCCATTGTCTTTCAGGTGTTGTTAAAACCATATTTTGTTGTAGtgacggctataaactgaacaaaccgacaacgcagacagcagttcaatagcgatatcaactcaattcaatgctaatacaacaacaacaagacaaacccaacaaatctcaaaatcatgattttcgaaaatagcttccaaaaatcataacaattccgaacgtcgctctacttcaaaatcgacagataataaacgatcagaactccgccaacaacaacatactagaatctagatcgattctaacaacctccgaaaaacaaaacatatctgatcggagaaatacttacggtataacggagctctcactgcagtgatcactaatct
It encodes:
- the LOC140893107 gene encoding protein NDL2-like — protein: MDTITVKIITRRIYADCFSFSYQRAAIACPEEPLLSVDDLADQIAEILNYFGLRAVMCLGITVGAYILALFDLKYSQRVTGLILVYPVCKAPSWTEWFWNKVIRGSVDVPESYVVKSCGRLVP